The Falco naumanni isolate bFalNau1 chromosome 1, bFalNau1.pat, whole genome shotgun sequence genome window below encodes:
- the MCUB gene encoding calcium uniporter regulatory subunit MCUb, mitochondrial: MLAGLGRAVRSGCERRPPGLRGGRAGCPPASAPQVRLWRHAGVRRGWPGAPYSMLVPSDEVTINYRHGLPVITLTLPSRSERCQFAVKPMMTTVGAFLQDVQKEDKGIERLEVFTTDGSKVSGAALMEVLLMNDFKLVINDTTYSVSPPVKDKLSSEHATEMEDIKSLVHRLFVALHLEDHQIRKERELLQKVDHLKEELLPLEQMKARITVSADAKTSRLLWVGLALMSTQGGALAWLTWWVYSWDIMEPVTYFITYGSAMAFYAYFVLTKQDYIYPDAKDRQFLHYFYRKSKTQHFNVEQYNKLKDDLAEAEESLKRLRQPLHLRLPIQEINNKD, translated from the exons gtgcGGCTGTGGAGGCACGCCGGAGTGCGGAGGGGCTGGCCGGGAGCACCGTACAGCATGCTGGTGCCATCTGATG AAGTAACTATTAATTACAGACATGGTCTTCCTGTGATAACTCTTACACTCCCCTCAAGAAGTGAACGCTGTCAGTTTGCCGTTAAGCCAATGATGACCACTGTAGGGGCATTCCTGCAGGATGTGcaaaaagaagataaaggaaTTGAGAGGCTGGAAGTCTTTACAACAG atgGTAGCAAGGTTTCGGGTGCAGCCTTGATGGAGGTCTTACTGATGAATGACTTCAAACTTGTTATCAATGACACAACGTACAGTGTGTCACCTCCTGTAAAAG ataagCTGAGTAGTGAGCATGCTACTGAAATGGAAGATATCAAATCTTTGGTCCACAGATTGTTTGTGGCTCTACATTTAGAAGATCACCAGAtcaggaaagagagagaattgCTACAGAAAGTGGACCATCTGAAagaagagctgctgcctcttgaACAG ATGAAAGCCAGAATCACTGTCAGCGCTGATGCAAAGACCTCCAGGCTTCTGTGGGTTGGCCTAGCTCTGATGTCAACACAGGGGGGAGCGCTGGCATGGCTCACATGGTGGGTCTATTCCTGGGACATCATGGAGCCAGTCACATACTTCATTACTTATGGGAGTGCCATGGCTTTCTATGCCTACTTTGTTCTTACTAAGCAG GACTACATTTACCCCGATGCTAAAGACAGGCAGTTCCTCCACTACTTCTATCGGAAAtccaaaacccagcattttAATGTGGAACAATATAACAAGCTCAAAGACGACCTAGCAGAG GCAGAAGAATCCTTGAAGCGTCTCCGCCAACCTCTGCATCTGAGGCTTCCAATCCAGGAAATCAATAACAAGGACTGA
- the CASP6 gene encoding caspase-6 gives MSGGERRRPAGHVRLDSRPALTTTDGNQNITEVDALDIRQTLDPAVQYRMNHQRRGIALIFNHEHFFWHLRLPDRRGTLADRNNLKRSLTDLGFEVRLFDDLKAEDVLQKIYEASKDDHSNADCFVCVFLSHGENDHVYAYDAQIKIEAITDMFRGDKCQSLVGKPKIFIIQACRGDKHDDPVIAQDSIDSSDESIVNETEVDAAGVYTLPAGADFIMCYSVAQGYFSHRETVNGSWYIQDLCEALRKHGSSLEFTELLTVVNRKVSHRKVDVCRDINAIGKKQIPCFASMLTKKLYFHPKSK, from the exons GCCACGTCCGGTTGGATAGCAGACCTGCATTAACCACCACAG ATGGAAATCAGAACATCACAGAAGTAGATGCACTTGATATAAG ACAAACACTTGATCCTGCAGTGCAATACAGAATGAACCATCAAAGAAGAGGAATTGCGTTAATCTTCAATCATGAGcactttttttggcatttaagGCTGCCTGACAGACGTGGGACTCTTGCAGACAGAAACAATCTGAAACGCAG TTTGACAGACCTTGGGTTTGAAGTCAGACTTTTTGATGACCTGAAAGCGGAAGATGTGCTGCAGAAAATTTATGAAG CCTCGAAGGATGACCACAGTAATGCTGACTGCTTTGTTTGTGTCTTCCTGAGTCATGGTGAGAACGATCATGTTTATGCATATGATGCTCAAATCAAAATTGAGGCAATCACAGACATGTTCAGAGGAGACAAGTGCCAGAGTCTGGTAGGAAAACCGAAGATATTTATCATTCAG GCGTGTCGAGGTGATAAACATGATGATCCAGTTATTGCTCAGGATTCAATAGACAGCAGTGATGAATCCATTGTCAATGAGACTGAAGTGGATGCAGCTGGTGTCTATACCCTGCCTGCTGGTGCAGACTTTATCATGTGCTACTCTGTGGCGCAAG GTTACTTTTCTCATCGTGAAACTGTAAATGGCTCCTGGTACATTCAAGATTTGTGTGAGGCGCTTAGGAAGCATGGCTCTTCCTTGGAGTTCACAGAACTTCTTACTGTTGTTAACAGGAAAGTATCTCATCGCAAAGTGGATGTGTGCAGAGACATTAATgctataggaaaaaaacagattccTTGTTTTGCCTCAATGTTAActaaaaaattgtattttcatcCAAAATCTAAGTAG